One window from the genome of Nicotiana tomentosiformis chromosome 5, ASM39032v3, whole genome shotgun sequence encodes:
- the LOC138892487 gene encoding uncharacterized protein, whose product MFLQLDPLVFMGTNPEEDHQDIIDEMHKTLRCMRATEMEAVDLASYRLKEVAYYWFEMWEESRKEGIPPASWSEFVDAFIDHFLPVETKAARATKFENIGQGSMSVRDYHMRFAHMSKYVIYMLPTMDFRVRRFVQGLSPLVINEAATTALNSYINYRNMVAFAQATETHKLKNRMEREGSNKARSGGNFSGSFGDSGGGRSAFRGG is encoded by the coding sequence atgtttcttcagttggatcctctagTGTTCATGGGTACCAATCCGGAGGAGGACCACCAGGAcatcattgatgagatgcacaagactctccgatgTATGCGTGCTACAGAGATGGAAGCAGTGGatttggcctcctaccgcctgaaagaggtggcatattattggtttgaaatgtgggaggagtcccgtaAGGAGGGGATCCCACCAGCAAGCTGGAGTGAGTTtgtcgatgccttcattgatcatttcttgcctgtcgagactaaggcagcccgtgccacTAAGTTTGAGAACATAGGGCAGGGTAGTATGAGTGTGCGGGACTACCATATGAGATTTGCGCACATGTCCAAGTAtgttatttacatgttgcccactatggattttagagtgcgtcgatttgtgcagggcctcaGCCCCctagttattaatgaggccgctacaactgccttAAACTCTTATATAAACTATAGGAAtatggtagcatttgctcaagccacggAAAcccacaaattgaagaatagaatggagcgagagggtagcaataaggcccGATCCGGGGGAAACTTTAGTGGTTCTTTCGGTGatagtggtggtggtaggtcagcattTAGGGGAGGGTAA